In Bactrocera oleae isolate idBacOlea1 chromosome 3, idBacOlea1, whole genome shotgun sequence, a genomic segment contains:
- the LManI gene encoding lysosomal alpha-mannosidase: MRLACGLATIFVVFAVVLREQLVQAACGYANCPAGKSNMINVHLVPHSHDDVGWLKTVDQYYYGSRNSIQRAGVQYILDNVVQELLKDSKRRFIYVESAFFFKWYNEQSADIKSKVKTLVNGGRLEFAGGAWSMNDEAAVHYQSVVDQFTIGLKVLQELFGTCGRPHVGWQIDPFGHSREMASLFAQMGFDGQFFARMDWIEKSERIRNMTAEMIWKASADLGERSELFTGLLYNHYSAPPSFCFDTLCSDEPIIDGDSYDNNVKERVDTFIEYIQNVTARYRSSHVLIPMGDDFNYQNAAINFKNMDKLIKYANTRQSVGSKVNLFYSTPACYLKAIHQEPLTWPTKTQDFFPYSTDWHTYWTGYYSSRPTQKRFERDGNHFLQVTKQLTTLANLTGTNVDDNLNQLRHAMGVMQHHDAITGTEKQHVAQDYDRLLTAAIQSAQTNARSALQKLTNLTSGEFVNCLQLNISVCDFTKDGANQVVVTLFNPLARPSTQYVRVPVKNEAYIVTDDTGRVVQSDLLPVPSAVQALSFRSKQATHELVFSAYVEKLRSYYIKKRINRGSVDEQSGVEQNGLLEENISESEFRANPMSIQTRAEIVVKNSLVKLTFDGTGHLNKVEMNGVTENIRQDFYYYKGAAGNNAEFKNRSSGAYIFRPNGTELLIANTVSFSIYEGTQVKEVHQRFNQWVSQVIRIYEGVNRVEFEWLVGPIPINDNIGKEVITRFNSSIKSNGVFYTDSNGREMLRRERNKREYFKPNMTEAVSGNYYPVTTRIAIEDTTKRIALLNDRAQGGSSLKDGALELMLHRRLLRDDAFGVGEALNETAFGQGLVARGKVYLVLSKVKDAPSRYERVEQQQIHLPFWKFFSSASRASNVKVPKVSAFNLAQNIHLLTLEPFGTKERLLRLEHIMDKTESASVSFNLRPIFDQLGGEEIRETTLDGSLSLSDMSRFKFQPEGSKVRKPEYYKSSHTPLSAKKKDSVSKFNIVLNPMQIRTFIIKWK, translated from the exons ATGCGGTTGGCTTGTGGTTTAGCCACAATTTTTGTGGTGTTCGCTGTGGTCTTGCGAGAGCAGCTAGTCCAAGCTGCATGCGGCTACGCG AACTGTCCAGCGGGAAAATCAAATATGATCAACGTACATTTGGTTCCACATTCCCACGACGATGTAGGCTGGTTAAAAACTGTTGATCAGTACTACTATGGGTCACGTAATAGCATACAACGAGCGGGCGTGCAGTATATACTGGACAATGTTGTGCAGGAACTATTAAAGGACTCCAAACGGCG CTTTATTTACGTTGAATCAGCATTCTTCTTTAAATGGTACAATGAACAGAGCGCCGATATAAAATCGAAGGTAAAGACACTGGTGAATGGTGGTCGCTTGGAGTTCGCGGGCGGTGCGTGGTCAATGAACGACGAGGCGGCGGTGCATTATCAGTCGGTGGTGGATCAGTTCACCATTGGCTTAAA AGTACTTCAGGAACTTTTCGGCACTTGCGGACGTCCTCATGTCGGCTGGCAAATCGATCCTTTCGGTCACTCGCGTGAAATGGCATCACTATTCGCTCAAATGGGGTTTGATGGTCAATTCTTTGCACGCATGGATTGGATCGAAAAGAGTGAGCGTATTAGGAATATGACAGCTGAGATGATCTGGAAAGCTAGCGCGGATCTGGGTGAAAGATCCGAACTTTTTACGGGTCTGCTGTATAATCATTATTCCGCGCCGCCAAGCTTTTGCTTCGACACCCTCTGCTCCGATGAGCCCATTATTGATGGTGATAGCTATGATAACAATGTAAAAGAAAGG GTGGACACATTCATTGAATACATACAAAATGTGACAGCGCGTTATCGTTCTTCACATGTACTCATTCCCATGGGCGATGACTTCAATTATCAGAATGCGGCGATTAATTTCAAGAATATGGATAAATTGATAAA ATATGCCAATACGCGTCAGTCTGTTGGATCGAAAGTGAATCTATTTTACTCCACACCCGCTTGCTATCTTAAAGCCATACATCAGGAGCCACTCACTTGGCCTACTAAAACGCAGGACTTCTTTCCCTACTCCACTGATTGGCACACCTACTGGACTGGTTATTATAGCTCACGTCCCACGCAAAAACGTTTCGAACGCGATGGCAATCACTTCCTACAGGTAACGAAACAACTCACCACGCTCGCGAACCTTACCGGCACCAACGTAGATGACAATTTGAACCAGCTTCGCCATGCCATGGGCGTGATGCAGCATCATGATGCTATCACAGGAACGGAGAAACAACATGTTGCCCAAGACTATGATCGCTTGCTGACTGCCGCTATTCAGTCGGCGCAAACGAACGCTCGCTCGGCACTGCAGAAACTAACCAACCTCACAAGTGGTGAATTCGTCAACTGTCTGCAATTGAATATTAGTGTTTGCGACTTTACCAAAGATGGTGCAAATCAAGTGGTGGTCACATTATTCAACCCACTTGCGCGACCTTCGACACAATATGTACGAGTGCCGGTAAAGAATGAGGCTTACATTGTGACCGATGATACTG GTCGTGTGGTCCAATCCGATTTACTACCTGTTCCTAGTGCAGTGCAGGCTCTCAGTTTTCGTTCTAAGCAGGCGACACATGAGCTCGTTTTCTCGGCTTATGTGGAGAAATTGCGTAGCTACTATATTAAGAAAAGGATAAATCGAGGAAGTGTGGACGAACAGTCAGGAGTTGAGCAAAATGGGTTGttagaagaaaatatttcagaGTCTGAATTTCGAGCTAATCCAATGAGCATTCAAACCAGAGCAGAGATCGTTGTTAAGAATTCT CTTGTAAAGTTGACCTTTGACGGCACCGGTCATCTCAATAAGGTTGAAATGAATGGTGTCACCGAGAATATACGCCAGGACTTCTATTACTATAAGGGCGCAGCTGGCAATAATGCCGAGTTCAAGAATCGTTCTTCCGGTGCTTATATTTTCCGTCCGAATGGCACTGAGTTACTAATTGCTAATACAGTCAGCTTCAGCATTTATGAGGGTACACAAGTGAAAGAAGTACATCAACGCTTCAATCAATGGGTGTCTCAGGTGATTCGTATTTACGAAGGCGTTAATCGCGTCGAGTTCGAATGGCTCGTCGGCCCCATACCGATCAATGATAATATCGGCAAGGAGGTAATCACACGTTTCAACAGCAGCATCAAATCAAATGGTGTCTTCTACACCGACTCCAATGGTCGTGAAATGCTGCGTCGTGAACGTAACAAACGTGAATACTTTAAGCCCAATATGACCGAAGCTGTTTCGGGTAATTATTACCCAGTCACAACACGCATTGCCATTGAGGATACAACGAAACGTATTGCCTTGCTCAATGATCGCGCGCAGGGTGGAAGCAGTTTGAAGGATGGCGCACTTGAGTTGATGCTGCATCGTCGGCTGTTGCGTGACGATGCCTTCGGCGTTGGTGAGGCTTTGAATGAGACTGCTTTCGGTCAGGGTCTGGTGGCACGCGGCAAAGTTTATCTCGTATTGAGTAAAGTAAAGGATGCACCATCGCGCTACGAACGTGTCGAGCAGCAACAAATACATTTGCCCTTCTGGAAATTCTTCAGCAGTGCTTCGAGAGCTAGCAACGTCAAAGTGCCTAAAGTTTCTGCTTTCAATTTAGCGCAAAATATACATTTACTAACCTTGGAACCGTTCGGCACAAAAGAACGTCTGTTACGTTTGGAACATATCATGGACAAAACTGAGTCTGCTTCTGTGAGCTTTAACTTGCGCCCGATTTTCGATCAACTGGGCGGCGAGGAGATACGCGAAACCACATTGGATGGCAGTTTAAGTCTGAGTGATATGAGCCGCTTCAAATTCCAGCCCGAAGGTTCAAAGGTGCGCAAACCAGAATATTACAAATCCTCACACACGCCATTGTCAGCCAAGAAGAAGGACTCGGTGAGCAAATTCAATATAGTTTTGAATCCCATGCAGATACGtacttttataattaaatggaaataa
- the LManII gene encoding lysosomal alpha-mannosidase isoform X2, with product MHSTASSCPFGNTLNLFMIFFLCALHNNLGEARPQSAEQEKIAVVKKCGYESCPKTKPNMLNVHLVPHTHDDVGWLKTVDQYYYGSKTLIQKAGVQYILDSVVQELLRDPEKRFIYVESAFFFKWWREQEPELQEQVKMLVNEGRLEFIGGAWSMNDEATAHYQSIVDQFTWGLRRLNDTLGECARPRIGWQIDPFGHSREMASMFAQMGFDGLFFGRLDYQDKMERLTTKTAEMIWRASANLDDSSNLFTGALYNQYQPPPGFCFDILCADEPIIDAKHSPDNNVKRRVDEFIAISRNMSKGYRTDNILVTMGEDFHYQDANVWFKNLDKLIKYTNERQVNGSNVNLLYSTPSCYLKSLHDAGISWPTKDDDFFPYASDPHAYWTGYFTSRPTLKRYERVGNHFLQVCKQLTAMAPNTAGQFNPHLSFMREAMGVMQHHDAVTGTEKQAVAADYARHLEVAIRACATNTKEVLNQLTVDTAFSESATESGTRQRRWATGPKKEYTFTFETCTLLNISSCAVPEQADKFVLTLYNPLAQTVSDFVRIPVPDVNYEVKDFDDVTMETQFLPIPAPVQDLNFRKSGAFYELVFLASSLPPLGYKSYYITKTNGNRMKPVPDPVNKSSFTSIGNEYIRLNFDTNGFLVTVTADSMTRIVNQEFVYYEAAIGNNREFRNRSSGAYIFRPAHDQVRSISLQPKLKIYRGNLVEEVHQSFNEWVSQVVRVYRQQHHAEFEWLVGPIPVDDGKGKEIVSRFNSDIDSAGIFYTDSNGREMLKRKRDHRDTWKVKLLEHTAGNYYPITTKIALEDDNARMAILTDRAQGGSSMGAGSLELMVHRRLLHDDAFGVDEALNETAYGEGLIARGIHYLIVGSSKKQQSPTTQAIERFTQLRKLLPAWSFFSDAEKIDYADWRENFTNIFTGIELELPKNIHLMSFEPWHENEVLVRFEHILEKDEDPEYSKAVQFNVQSVLSSLKIADIRETTLAANAWLGDNQRMEFVPDEPEIGYNSYGIYQRSLQQQLLLRADRPLLDAKYYDPAKNYKREDDDEQLAMQTNRLKRDTEESQELNHERAEKLRKLKVQRQTLTKEYTDGDDRFVMELSPMQMRTYILTLQKDN from the exons ATGCATTCAACTGCAAGTAGCTGCCCATTCGGCAATACCCTGAACTTGTTTATGATTTTCTTTTTATGTGCGCTGCATAACAACTTAGGCGAAGCGCGTCCGCAAAGTGCAGAACAGGAAAAAATAGCGGTCGTAAAGAAATGCGGTTATGAG AGCTGCCCCAAAACCAAACCCAATATGTTGAATGTTCATCTTGTGCCACATACCCACGATGATGTGGGCTGGCTTAAGACTGTCGATCAATATTATTATGGCAGTAAAACACTTATACAAAAAGCCGGCGTGCAATATATTTTGGACTCGGTAGTGCAGGAACTGCTACGGGATCCCGAAAAGCGTTTCATCTATGTTGAATCGGCATTCTTCTTCAAATGGTGGCGCGAACAGGAACCCGAACTGCAGGAGCAAGTGAAAATGCTGGTGAATGAGGGTCGCCTAGAGTTTATCGGTGGCGCCTGGAGTATGAATGATGAGGCGACAGCGCATTATCAGAGTATTGTCGATCAATTTACCTGGGGTTTGCG gcGTCTTAATGACACCTTAGGTGAGTGTGCGCGTCCACGCATCGGCTGGCAGATCGATCCGTTTGGGCATTCACGTGAAATGGCTTCAATGTTTGCACAAATGGGTTTCGATGGTCTCTTCTTCGGACGTCTCGATTATCAGGACAAGATGGAGCGTTTGACAACTAAAACAGCGGAGATGATATGGCGCGCTTCGGCTAACTTGG acgATTCCTCTAATCTGTTCACTGGTGCCTTATATAACCAATATCAACCACCACCCGGCTTTTGTTTCGACATCCTCTGCGCTGATGAGCCGATAATCGACGCCAAGCACAGTCCAGATAATAATGTTAAGCGCCGC gTCGATGAATTCATCGCAATTTCACGCAATATGTCCAAGGGCTATCGCACCGATAATATACTCGTTACAATGGGTGAAGATTTTCACTATCAAGATGCGAATGTCTGGTTCAAGAACCTCGATAAGTTGATCAA ATACACAAATGAACGGCAAGTAAATGGTTCCAATGTAAATCTTCTCTATTCAACACCCTCCTGTTATCTGAAGTCTCTGCACGATGCCGGTATAAGCTGGCCAACAAAAGATGATGATTTCTTCCCATACGCCTCAGATCCTCACGCCTATTGGACGGGTTACTTCACCTCTCGTCCCACCCTAAAACGTTACGAACGCGTTGGCAATCACTTTCTTCAAGTTTGTAAGCAGCTTACCGCCATGGCGCCAAATACCGCTGGCCAATTCAATCCACATCTCTCATTCATGCGTGAAGCAATGGGTGTCATGCAGCACCACGATGCAGTTACCGGCACCGAAAAGCAAGCTGTTGCTGCCGACTATGCGCGACATCTGGAAGTAGCAATACGCGCTTGCGCAACTAACACAAAGGAAGTCTTAAATCAGCTGACTGTGGACACAGCGTTTTCCGAAAGTGCTACAGAGTCTGGAACACGACAACGCCGATGGGCTACTGGTCCGAAAAAGGAATATACGTTCACATTTGAAACGTGCACACTACTCAACATCAGCTCGTGTGCAGTACCCGAGCAGGCTGACAAATTTGTTTTGACTCTGTACAATCCATTGGCTCAAACGGTTTCTGATTTCGTGCGTATACCGGTACCGGACGTGAATTATGAGGTTAAAGATTTCGAtg ATGTGACAATGGAGACGCAGTTTTTGCCCATCCCTGCACCAGTTCAAGATCTCAATTTCCGAAAATCTGGCGCATTTTATGAACTTGTTTTTCTTGCAAGCTCACTGCCACCACTAGGATATAAATcttattatataacaaaaacaaatggtaatcgtATGAAACCTGTGCCAGATCCTGTAAACAAATCGAGCTTCACAAGCATAGGAAATGAG TATATCCGACTCAACTTCGACACAAACGGATTTCTAGTAACTGTCACAGCTGACAGCATGACACGCATAGTCAATCAAGAATTTGTGTATTACGAAGCCGCCATAGGCAACAATCGCGAATTCCGTAATCGCTCTTCGGGCGCATATATTTTCCGTCCCGCCCACGATCAAGTCCGTTCGATTTCACTACAACCGAAACTCAAAATCTACCGTGGTAATCTAGTGGAGGAGGTGCATCAGTCATTCAATGAGTGGGTAAGTCAAGTGGTACGTGTCTATCGACAACAGCACCATGCCGAATTTGAATGGCTCGTTGGGCCAATTCCAGTGGACGATGGAAAAGGCAAAGAGATTGTTAGTCGCTTCAATTCGGATATAGACTCAGCTGGTATCTTCTACACTGATTCTAACGGTCGTGAAATGCTTAAGCGTAAGCGAGATCATCGTGATACCTGGAAGGTGAAATTATTAGAGCACACCGCTGGCAACTACTATCCCATCACCACGAAGATTGCTTTGGAGGATGATAATGCACGCATGGCCATACTAACGGATCGCGCACAAGGTGGCAGCTCTATGGGTGCTGGCTCTTTGGAATTGATGGTTCATCGACGTTTATTGCATGACGATGCCTTTGGTGTTGACGAGGCCTTGAATGAAACCGCATACGGAGAGGGTTTAATAGCGCGCGGAATACACTATTTAATTGTGGGTTCATCAAAGAAACAGCAAAGTCCAACAACACAGGCAATTGAACGTTTCACGCAGTTGCGCAAATTATTACCTGCCTGGAGTTTCTTTAGTGATGCTGAGAAAATAGATTATGCTGATTGGCGTGAGAATTTCACTAACATT TTCACCGGCATAGAATTGGAGCTACCAAAAAATATCCACCTTATGAGCTTCGAACCGTGGCACGAGAACGAAGTGCTCGTACGCTTCGAACACATACTTGAAAAAGATGAAGATCCTGAATATTCAAAGGCCGTACAGTTTAATGTACAAAGCGTATTGTCGAGTTTAAAAATCGCTGATATTCGTGAAACTACGCTTGCAGCAAATGCTTGGCTGGGCGATAACCAACGCATGGAATTCGTACCAGATGAGCCGGAGATAGGCTACAATTCTTATGGTATTTACCAAAGGTCACTTCAGCAACAACTTTTGTTGAGAGCCGACAGACCACTACTGGATGCTAAATACTACGACCCAGCGAAAAATTATAAACGAGAAGATGATGATGAACAGCTGGCAATGCAAACGAACCGTCTAAAACGTGATACCGAGGAGTCACAGGAACTGAATCACGAGCGTGCAGAAAAGCTGCGTAAGCTGAAGGTGCAAAGGCAGACTTTAACGAAGGAGTATACGGACGGCGACGATCGTTTCGTCATGGAACTAAGTCCAATGCAAATGCGCACATACATACTCACCTTGCAGAAAGACAACTGA
- the LManII gene encoding lysosomal alpha-mannosidase isoform X1 — MHSTASSCPFGNTLNLFMIFFLCALHNNLGEARPQSAEQEKIAVVKKCGYESCPKTKPNMLNVHLVPHTHDDVGWLKTVDQYYYGSKTLIQKAGVQYILDSVVQELLRDPEKRFIYVESAFFFKWWREQEPELQEQVKMLVNEGRLEFIGGAWSMNDEATAHYQSIVDQFTWGLRRLNDTLGECARPRIGWQIDPFGHSREMASMFAQMGFDGLFFGRLDYQDKMERLTTKTAEMIWRASANLDDSSNLFTGALYNQYQPPPGFCFDILCADEPIIDAKHSPDNNVKRRVNDILKFIDEQAQFYRTNNIIITMGGDFTYQDANVYFKNLDKLIRYTNERQVNGSNVNLLYSTPSCYLKSLHDAGISWPTKDDDFFPYASDPHAYWTGYFTSRPTLKRYERVGNHFLQVCKQLTAMAPNTAGQFNPHLSFMREAMGVMQHHDAVTGTEKQAVAADYARHLEVAIRACATNTKEVLNQLTVDTAFSESATESGTRQRRWATGPKKEYTFTFETCTLLNISSCAVPEQADKFVLTLYNPLAQTVSDFVRIPVPDVNYEVKDFDDVTMETQFLPIPAPVQDLNFRKSGAFYELVFLASSLPPLGYKSYYITKTNGNRMKPVPDPVNKSSFTSIGNEYIRLNFDTNGFLVTVTADSMTRIVNQEFVYYEAAIGNNREFRNRSSGAYIFRPAHDQVRSISLQPKLKIYRGNLVEEVHQSFNEWVSQVVRVYRQQHHAEFEWLVGPIPVDDGKGKEIVSRFNSDIDSAGIFYTDSNGREMLKRKRDHRDTWKVKLLEHTAGNYYPITTKIALEDDNARMAILTDRAQGGSSMGAGSLELMVHRRLLHDDAFGVDEALNETAYGEGLIARGIHYLIVGSSKKQQSPTTQAIERFTQLRKLLPAWSFFSDAEKIDYADWRENFTNIFTGIELELPKNIHLMSFEPWHENEVLVRFEHILEKDEDPEYSKAVQFNVQSVLSSLKIADIRETTLAANAWLGDNQRMEFVPDEPEIGYNSYGIYQRSLQQQLLLRADRPLLDAKYYDPAKNYKREDDDEQLAMQTNRLKRDTEESQELNHERAEKLRKLKVQRQTLTKEYTDGDDRFVMELSPMQMRTYILTLQKDN, encoded by the exons ATGCATTCAACTGCAAGTAGCTGCCCATTCGGCAATACCCTGAACTTGTTTATGATTTTCTTTTTATGTGCGCTGCATAACAACTTAGGCGAAGCGCGTCCGCAAAGTGCAGAACAGGAAAAAATAGCGGTCGTAAAGAAATGCGGTTATGAG AGCTGCCCCAAAACCAAACCCAATATGTTGAATGTTCATCTTGTGCCACATACCCACGATGATGTGGGCTGGCTTAAGACTGTCGATCAATATTATTATGGCAGTAAAACACTTATACAAAAAGCCGGCGTGCAATATATTTTGGACTCGGTAGTGCAGGAACTGCTACGGGATCCCGAAAAGCGTTTCATCTATGTTGAATCGGCATTCTTCTTCAAATGGTGGCGCGAACAGGAACCCGAACTGCAGGAGCAAGTGAAAATGCTGGTGAATGAGGGTCGCCTAGAGTTTATCGGTGGCGCCTGGAGTATGAATGATGAGGCGACAGCGCATTATCAGAGTATTGTCGATCAATTTACCTGGGGTTTGCG gcGTCTTAATGACACCTTAGGTGAGTGTGCGCGTCCACGCATCGGCTGGCAGATCGATCCGTTTGGGCATTCACGTGAAATGGCTTCAATGTTTGCACAAATGGGTTTCGATGGTCTCTTCTTCGGACGTCTCGATTATCAGGACAAGATGGAGCGTTTGACAACTAAAACAGCGGAGATGATATGGCGCGCTTCGGCTAACTTGG acgATTCCTCTAATCTGTTCACTGGTGCCTTATATAACCAATATCAACCACCACCCGGCTTTTGTTTCGACATCCTCTGCGCTGATGAGCCGATAATCGACGCCAAGCACAGTCCAGATAATAATGTTAAGCGCCGC GTGAatgatattttgaaattcattGATGAACAAGCACAATTCTATCGCACTAACAACATAATCATAACGATGGGAGGCGATTTTACTTATCAAGATGCTAATGtctatttcaaaaatttggaTAAACTGATAAG ATACACAAATGAACGGCAAGTAAATGGTTCCAATGTAAATCTTCTCTATTCAACACCCTCCTGTTATCTGAAGTCTCTGCACGATGCCGGTATAAGCTGGCCAACAAAAGATGATGATTTCTTCCCATACGCCTCAGATCCTCACGCCTATTGGACGGGTTACTTCACCTCTCGTCCCACCCTAAAACGTTACGAACGCGTTGGCAATCACTTTCTTCAAGTTTGTAAGCAGCTTACCGCCATGGCGCCAAATACCGCTGGCCAATTCAATCCACATCTCTCATTCATGCGTGAAGCAATGGGTGTCATGCAGCACCACGATGCAGTTACCGGCACCGAAAAGCAAGCTGTTGCTGCCGACTATGCGCGACATCTGGAAGTAGCAATACGCGCTTGCGCAACTAACACAAAGGAAGTCTTAAATCAGCTGACTGTGGACACAGCGTTTTCCGAAAGTGCTACAGAGTCTGGAACACGACAACGCCGATGGGCTACTGGTCCGAAAAAGGAATATACGTTCACATTTGAAACGTGCACACTACTCAACATCAGCTCGTGTGCAGTACCCGAGCAGGCTGACAAATTTGTTTTGACTCTGTACAATCCATTGGCTCAAACGGTTTCTGATTTCGTGCGTATACCGGTACCGGACGTGAATTATGAGGTTAAAGATTTCGAtg ATGTGACAATGGAGACGCAGTTTTTGCCCATCCCTGCACCAGTTCAAGATCTCAATTTCCGAAAATCTGGCGCATTTTATGAACTTGTTTTTCTTGCAAGCTCACTGCCACCACTAGGATATAAATcttattatataacaaaaacaaatggtaatcgtATGAAACCTGTGCCAGATCCTGTAAACAAATCGAGCTTCACAAGCATAGGAAATGAG TATATCCGACTCAACTTCGACACAAACGGATTTCTAGTAACTGTCACAGCTGACAGCATGACACGCATAGTCAATCAAGAATTTGTGTATTACGAAGCCGCCATAGGCAACAATCGCGAATTCCGTAATCGCTCTTCGGGCGCATATATTTTCCGTCCCGCCCACGATCAAGTCCGTTCGATTTCACTACAACCGAAACTCAAAATCTACCGTGGTAATCTAGTGGAGGAGGTGCATCAGTCATTCAATGAGTGGGTAAGTCAAGTGGTACGTGTCTATCGACAACAGCACCATGCCGAATTTGAATGGCTCGTTGGGCCAATTCCAGTGGACGATGGAAAAGGCAAAGAGATTGTTAGTCGCTTCAATTCGGATATAGACTCAGCTGGTATCTTCTACACTGATTCTAACGGTCGTGAAATGCTTAAGCGTAAGCGAGATCATCGTGATACCTGGAAGGTGAAATTATTAGAGCACACCGCTGGCAACTACTATCCCATCACCACGAAGATTGCTTTGGAGGATGATAATGCACGCATGGCCATACTAACGGATCGCGCACAAGGTGGCAGCTCTATGGGTGCTGGCTCTTTGGAATTGATGGTTCATCGACGTTTATTGCATGACGATGCCTTTGGTGTTGACGAGGCCTTGAATGAAACCGCATACGGAGAGGGTTTAATAGCGCGCGGAATACACTATTTAATTGTGGGTTCATCAAAGAAACAGCAAAGTCCAACAACACAGGCAATTGAACGTTTCACGCAGTTGCGCAAATTATTACCTGCCTGGAGTTTCTTTAGTGATGCTGAGAAAATAGATTATGCTGATTGGCGTGAGAATTTCACTAACATT TTCACCGGCATAGAATTGGAGCTACCAAAAAATATCCACCTTATGAGCTTCGAACCGTGGCACGAGAACGAAGTGCTCGTACGCTTCGAACACATACTTGAAAAAGATGAAGATCCTGAATATTCAAAGGCCGTACAGTTTAATGTACAAAGCGTATTGTCGAGTTTAAAAATCGCTGATATTCGTGAAACTACGCTTGCAGCAAATGCTTGGCTGGGCGATAACCAACGCATGGAATTCGTACCAGATGAGCCGGAGATAGGCTACAATTCTTATGGTATTTACCAAAGGTCACTTCAGCAACAACTTTTGTTGAGAGCCGACAGACCACTACTGGATGCTAAATACTACGACCCAGCGAAAAATTATAAACGAGAAGATGATGATGAACAGCTGGCAATGCAAACGAACCGTCTAAAACGTGATACCGAGGAGTCACAGGAACTGAATCACGAGCGTGCAGAAAAGCTGCGTAAGCTGAAGGTGCAAAGGCAGACTTTAACGAAGGAGTATACGGACGGCGACGATCGTTTCGTCATGGAACTAAGTCCAATGCAAATGCGCACATACATACTCACCTTGCAGAAAGACAACTGA